Proteins encoded within one genomic window of Anopheles gambiae chromosome 3, idAnoGambNW_F1_1, whole genome shotgun sequence:
- the LOC1277843 gene encoding coiled-coil domain-containing protein 97: MGTDVKKAEVKDEEEGINGTIGGGSAGSLVNENDIFDHISGNPRVFYKNQQINDPELTDSEKRTILRDVLNKSHGTFLSRFGFFMHDEHLRYFEQDEQTLAYSPDERYEIDYHLERIRRLRNGGRAVEVRNRRYAALQRMCTDGTYFSETEMMQRDPLLYEQLVGQFLTEREKRERDASVPVPQSVVGILLSKIDQDQAKETLQKLETEERHQEQEEDSQPAERITDRSRPSSPGFPRAQWGNFDEEEEERVAAQREAREKRAHQRRLAIPPAHLVTAGERDLLRDEFIGIMHARFIAGEEEEFDYTKVDNSDDYDDLDTVEQDEQERYFDDEEEEEEEEQEDGATATANAERSCNRMEVEKEDESEDDLDIYMRHLNRHLEQQQQRTTSVDGPVRDPNCEYDSDDE, from the exons ATGGGTACTGATGTGAAG AAAGCAGAAGTAAAGGATGAGGAAGAAGGAATCAACGGAACCATCGGCGGTGGTAGTGCCGGATCTCTTGTAAACGAAAACGACATCTTCGACCATATCAGCGGCAACCCGCGCGTGTTttacaaaaaccaacaaataaACGATCCCGAACTAACGGACAGCGAAAAACGAACGATTCTACGCGATGTACTGAACAAAAGCCACGGCACCTTCCTTTCCCGGTTCGGGTTTTTCATGCACGACGAGCATCTCCGGTACTTCGAGCAGGACGAGCAAACGCTTGCCTACAGTCCGGACGAGCGGTACGAGATCGATTACCATCTGGAGCGTATCCGGCGGCTGCGGAACGGGGGCCGCGCCGTGGAGGTCCGCAACCGGCGCTATGCCGCCCTGCAGCGGATGTGCACCGATGGGACGTACTTCAGCGAGACGGAAATGATGCAGCGCGATCCCCTGCTGTACGAGCAGCTCGTGGGCCAGTTCCTGACGGAGCGGGAGAAGCGCGAAAGGGATGCAAGCGTCCCGGTGCCGCAGAGTGTCGTTGGCATACTGCTCAGCAAAATCGATCAGGATCAGGCGAAGGAAACGCTGCAAAAGCTGGAAACGGAAGAGCGACAccaggagcaggaggaggattCGCAGCCCGCCGAACGGATCACGGATCGGTCGCGCCCAAGCTCGCCCGGCTTTCCGCGCGCCCAGTGGGGCAATTTTgatgaggaggaagaggaacgAGTCGCCGCCCAGCGGGAGGCGCGTGAAAAGCGGGCCCACCAGCGACGGCTTGCGATACCGCCCGCCCATTTGGTGACGGCGGGCGAGCGGGATCTGCTGCGGGACGAGTTTATTGGCATTATGCATGCGAGGTTTATAGcgggcgaggaggaggagttcGATTACACGAAGGTGGACAATTCGGATGATTACGATGATCTGGACACGGTGGAGCAGGACGAGCAGGAAAGGTATTTcgacgatgaggaggaggaggaggaggaggagcaggaggatgGCGCCACCGCTACCGCCAATGCCGAGCGGTCATGCAACCGGATGGAGGTGGAAAAGGAGGATGAGAGTGAGGATGATTTGGATATTTACATGCGCCACCTGAATCGCCatttggagcagcagcagcagcgtacgACCAGCGTGGACGGGCCGGTTCGTGATCCAAACTGCGAATACGACAGCGACGACGAATAA
- the LOC1277842 gene encoding N6-adenosine-methyltransferase non-catalytic subunit: protein MSDVIKSRREKSQKRKMLLAQTFGVSCVEDLKHVLGTAEDSPIKSQRYEDEEASTSKTVQTAEGLVYRDSSTFLKGTQSSNPHNDYCQHFVDTGQRPQNFIRDVGLADRFEEYPKLRELIRLKDELIAETATPPMYLRADLKTFDLKNLGTKFDVILIEPPLEEYARGGAAVAAGAPRNFWSWDEILALDIGEVAAHRSFVFLWCGSSEGLDMGRNCLRKWGFRRCEDICWIRTNIDSPGHSKILEPKAVFQRTKEHCLMGIKGTVRRSTDGDFIHANVDIDLIISEEAEFGSLEKPIEIFHIIEHFCLGRRRLHIFGRDSTIRPGWVTIGPELTNSNFNSELYASSFEENPTTGCTERIEALRPKSPPANGKVLRGRGRGFARGLRGRSRV from the exons ATGAGCGACGTTATCAAGTCCCGGCGTGAGAAATCACAGAAGCGCAAGATGCTGCTCGCTCAAACG TTTGGTGTGTCCTGCGTGGAAGACCTGAAGCACGTACTGGGCACTGCGGAAGACTCACCGATCAAATCGCAACGGTACGAGGACGAGGAAGCCAGCACCTCGAAAACGGTCCAAACTGCCGAGGGTTTAGTGTATCGGGATTCGTCCACCTTTCTAAAG GGCACACAATCGTCCAATCCGCACAACGATTACTGCCAGCACTTTGTGGACACGGGACAGCGGCCCCAAAACTTTATCCGCGACGTCGGCCTGGCGGACCGGTTCGAGGAGTACCCGAAGCTGCGCGAGCTGATCCGCCTGAAGGACGAGCTGATAGCGGAAACTGCCACACCGCCCATGTACCTGCGGGCGGACCTCAAAACATTCGATCTGAAGAACCTCGGCACCAAGTTCGACGTGATTCTAATCGAACCACCGCTCGAGGAGTACGCACGGGGCGGTGCAGCGGTAGCGGCTGGCGCTCCGCGCAACTTTTGGTCGTGGGACGAAATCCTGGCGCTGGACATTGGCGAGGTGGCCGCCCACCGGAGCTTCGTGTTTCTGTGGTGCGGCAGCTCGGAGGGGCTCGATATGGGGCGCAACTGCTTGCGCAAGTGGGGCTTCCGGCGGTGCGAGGACATCTGCTGGATACGGACGAACATCGATTCGCCCGGCCACTCGAAGATACTGGAGCCGAAGGCGGTGTTCCAGCGCACGAAGGAGCACTGCCTAATGGGGATCAAGGGCACGGTGAGACGGTCTACCGACGGGGACTTTATACACGCGAACGTCGACATCGATCTGATCATCTCGGAGGAGGCTGAGTTCGGCAGCCTGGAGAAGCCAATCGAAATCTTTCACATCATCGAACACTTCTGTCTCGGGCGGCGCCGGTTGCACATTTTCGGGCGCGACTCGACGATACGGCCCGGCTGGGTGACGATCGGGCCGGAGCTGACCAACTCCAACTTCAACAGCGAGCTGTACGCCAGCTCGTTCGAGGAAAATCCGACCACCGGGTGTACCGAGCGGATCGAAGCGCTGCGACCAAAAAGCCCGCCCGCGAACGGGAAGGTGTTGCGCGGTCGGGGCCGCGGTTTCGCCCGCGGTCTTCGGGGGAGATCGCGCGTGTAG
- the LOC1277841 gene encoding uncharacterized protein LOC1277841 isoform X2 has product MQMFPVPPPSIPQQPVHRHSHSRMKQYPSVPLLMVRAPTPPMWVYGVPRPLEQMHNHVQAAIGQSPSSSVTSTFEFKVSSVIASNPSEAMKSALVPESVTMAKAPETTSASCSLGKTTSTPDQFLEQFHELVKTALDGCKKAEALATCHQKRPCFKKIDSLCARLKQDLVKTDNVMSNINSQGLAWAVKDFIFVFTRIMNAWIIIKGYVHSKPEGLTSIQRELCPNFLEAFGRWHETTHELIQSLIKSFTNLNKLAKQQRGGCNIFSKVEDFKDDANQGSNEALDDIEEAAESTLNLSDGAYIRAGIYPNVTCPPPGFADNSPPPPFAGYKKPQQTKMPLVGDCGQATDSAFASAASAVGFNRPEYNADPDAATSNVQRSECMTSSADRQFMENFHRKTSLECIDWVLDEVRAIEEGQYFYSINFAKNYFPDFHLVGSNMIDLRTVYRKHDAGRYAMTVELLDDLHQIVDTCKQYANASTAFDLWNPNEPIQQDLCTDAQRKEMENFPKMQTFIAKMERLFAAIRKERPME; this is encoded by the exons ATGCAAATGTTTCCTGTTCCGCCTCCATCAATTCCACAACAACCGGTTCATCGTCATTCTCATTCAAGAATGAAGCAATACCCGTCCGTGCCGCTGTTGATGGTTCGAGCTCCGACGCCTCCGATGTGGGTCTACGGCGTGCCCAGACCGTTGGAACAGATGCA CAACCATGTCCAGGCCGCTATTGGTCAGTCGCCGTCGTCATCGGTTACTTCGACGTTCGAATTTAAGGTATCGAGTGTCATTGCAAGCAATCCTTCTGAAGCAATGAAGTCTGCTTTGGTCCCCGAGAGTGTGACAATGGC AAAAGCtccagaaactacatcggcatCATGCAGTTTGGGCAAAACCACTTCCACTCCGGATCAGTTTCTCGAACAGTTTCACGAGCTGGTAAAGACAGCCCTGGACGGTTGCAAAAAGGCAGAAGCGCTTGCCACGTGCCACCAGAAACGTCCCTGCTTTAAGAAAATCGACAGCCTGTGCGCCCGGCTAAAGCAGGATCTGGTGAAAACGGACAACGTGATGTCGAACATCAACTCGCAAGGGCTTGCCTGGGCGGTGAAAGACTTTATCTTTGTGTTCACCAGAATCATGAATGCTTGGATCATCATCAAGGGCTACGTGCACAGCAAACCGGAAGGCTTGACATCGATCCAGCGCGAGCTGTGCCCGAACTTCCTGGAAGCGTTCGGGCGGTGGCACGAGACGACGCACGAGCTGATCCAATCGCTCATCAAATCGTTTACCAACCTGAACAAGCTGGCCAAGCAACAGCGCGGCGGGTGTAACATTTTCTCCAAAGTCGAAGACTTCAAAGACGATGCAAACCAAGGCTCGAACGAAGCTTTGGACGATATTGAGGAGGCTGCTGAATCGACGCTCAACTTGAGTGATGGTGCGTACATACGGGCAGGGATTTACCCGAACGTAACCTGCCCTCCGCCCGGGTTTGCGGAcaactcaccaccaccaccgttcgcTGGGTACAAGAAACCGCAGCAGACCAAAATGCCACTGGTCGGTGATTGCGGTCAAGCAACGGATTCTGCGTTTGCATCTGCTGCATCAGCGGTAGGATTTAATCGTCCAGAATATAATGCTGATCCCGATGCCGCTACATCAAATGTTCAAAGAAGCGAGTGTATGACAAGCTCTGCCGATCGTCAGTTTATGGAAAATTTCCATCGCAAAACATCGCTAGAATGTATCGACTGGGTGTTGGACGAAGTTCGTGCCATTGAGGAGGGGCAGTATTTCTACAGCATCAACTTTGCGAAAAACTAT TTTCCCGATTTTCACCTGGTAGGATCGAACATGATAGATCTGCGTACGGTCTACCGGAAGCACGATGCGGGCCGCTACGCGATGACGGTTGAGCTGCTCGATGATCTGCACCAGATAGTCGATACGTGCAAACAGTACGCGAACGCCTCGACAGCGTTCGATCTGTGGAATCCAAACGAACCGATACAGCAAGACCTTTGCACCGATGCACAGcggaaggaaatggaaaactttcccaaaATGCAAACGTTCATTGCCAAGATGGAACGTCTGTTTGCCGCCATCCGGAAGGAGCGTCCGATGGAGTAG
- the LOC1277841 gene encoding protein mitoshell isoform X1 produces MQMFPVPPPSIPQQPVHRHSHSRMKQYPSVPLLMVRAPTPPMWVYGVPRPLEQMHCHFSYSSGIAMSSSQSNHVQAAIGQSPSSSVTSTFEFKVSSVIASNPSEAMKSALVPESVTMAKAPETTSASCSLGKTTSTPDQFLEQFHELVKTALDGCKKAEALATCHQKRPCFKKIDSLCARLKQDLVKTDNVMSNINSQGLAWAVKDFIFVFTRIMNAWIIIKGYVHSKPEGLTSIQRELCPNFLEAFGRWHETTHELIQSLIKSFTNLNKLAKQQRGGCNIFSKVEDFKDDANQGSNEALDDIEEAAESTLNLSDGAYIRAGIYPNVTCPPPGFADNSPPPPFAGYKKPQQTKMPLVGDCGQATDSAFASAASAVGFNRPEYNADPDAATSNVQRSECMTSSADRQFMENFHRKTSLECIDWVLDEVRAIEEGQYFYSINFAKNYFPDFHLVGSNMIDLRTVYRKHDAGRYAMTVELLDDLHQIVDTCKQYANASTAFDLWNPNEPIQQDLCTDAQRKEMENFPKMQTFIAKMERLFAAIRKERPME; encoded by the exons ATGCAAATGTTTCCTGTTCCGCCTCCATCAATTCCACAACAACCGGTTCATCGTCATTCTCATTCAAGAATGAAGCAATACCCGTCCGTGCCGCTGTTGATGGTTCGAGCTCCGACGCCTCCGATGTGGGTCTACGGCGTGCCCAGACCGTTGGAACAGATGCA TTGCCATTTTTCGTACTCATCCGGCATCGCCATGTCATCATCGCAAAGCAACCATGTCCAGGCCGCTATTGGTCAGTCGCCGTCGTCATCGGTTACTTCGACGTTCGAATTTAAGGTATCGAGTGTCATTGCAAGCAATCCTTCTGAAGCAATGAAGTCTGCTTTGGTCCCCGAGAGTGTGACAATGGC AAAAGCtccagaaactacatcggcatCATGCAGTTTGGGCAAAACCACTTCCACTCCGGATCAGTTTCTCGAACAGTTTCACGAGCTGGTAAAGACAGCCCTGGACGGTTGCAAAAAGGCAGAAGCGCTTGCCACGTGCCACCAGAAACGTCCCTGCTTTAAGAAAATCGACAGCCTGTGCGCCCGGCTAAAGCAGGATCTGGTGAAAACGGACAACGTGATGTCGAACATCAACTCGCAAGGGCTTGCCTGGGCGGTGAAAGACTTTATCTTTGTGTTCACCAGAATCATGAATGCTTGGATCATCATCAAGGGCTACGTGCACAGCAAACCGGAAGGCTTGACATCGATCCAGCGCGAGCTGTGCCCGAACTTCCTGGAAGCGTTCGGGCGGTGGCACGAGACGACGCACGAGCTGATCCAATCGCTCATCAAATCGTTTACCAACCTGAACAAGCTGGCCAAGCAACAGCGCGGCGGGTGTAACATTTTCTCCAAAGTCGAAGACTTCAAAGACGATGCAAACCAAGGCTCGAACGAAGCTTTGGACGATATTGAGGAGGCTGCTGAATCGACGCTCAACTTGAGTGATGGTGCGTACATACGGGCAGGGATTTACCCGAACGTAACCTGCCCTCCGCCCGGGTTTGCGGAcaactcaccaccaccaccgttcgcTGGGTACAAGAAACCGCAGCAGACCAAAATGCCACTGGTCGGTGATTGCGGTCAAGCAACGGATTCTGCGTTTGCATCTGCTGCATCAGCGGTAGGATTTAATCGTCCAGAATATAATGCTGATCCCGATGCCGCTACATCAAATGTTCAAAGAAGCGAGTGTATGACAAGCTCTGCCGATCGTCAGTTTATGGAAAATTTCCATCGCAAAACATCGCTAGAATGTATCGACTGGGTGTTGGACGAAGTTCGTGCCATTGAGGAGGGGCAGTATTTCTACAGCATCAACTTTGCGAAAAACTAT TTTCCCGATTTTCACCTGGTAGGATCGAACATGATAGATCTGCGTACGGTCTACCGGAAGCACGATGCGGGCCGCTACGCGATGACGGTTGAGCTGCTCGATGATCTGCACCAGATAGTCGATACGTGCAAACAGTACGCGAACGCCTCGACAGCGTTCGATCTGTGGAATCCAAACGAACCGATACAGCAAGACCTTTGCACCGATGCACAGcggaaggaaatggaaaactttcccaaaATGCAAACGTTCATTGCCAAGATGGAACGTCTGTTTGCCGCCATCCGGAAGGAGCGTCCGATGGAGTAG
- the LOC1277840 gene encoding uncharacterized protein LOC1277840 isoform X2 yields MMSSLQSVFLVSLLVIAVFIQKGDAIRCFECNSAEDSTCTHDNPPDSMSVDCNDHKDGNKYTFCRKIVQIIEFPVNNLPPDNRVIRGCGWDESSYKGRCYQRSGFGGRQEVCACYDDNCNGASSLSVTFGVLLFGAIAFLIRA; encoded by the exons ATGATGTCCTCGCTGCAGTCCGTGTTTCTCGTTAGCTTACTGGTGATTGCGGTATTCATCCAGAAGG GTGATGCCATCCGTTGCTTCGAGTGCAACAGTGCGGAGGACTCGACCTGCACGCACGACAACCCGCCGGACTCGATGTCGGTCGACTGCAACGACCACAAGGACGGCAACAAGTACACCTTCTGCCGGAAGATTGTCCAGATCATCGAGTTCCCGGTGAACAACC TGCCACCAGACAACCGAGTGATCCGTGGATGCGGCTGGGATGAGTCCTCCTACAAG GGCCGCTGCTACCAGCGCTCCGGGTTCGGTGGACGTCAGGAGGTGTGCGCCTGCTACGATGACAATTGCAACGGTGCATCCTCGCTGTCCGTCACCTTCGGCGTGCTGCTGTTCGGTGCAATCGCTTTCCTGATTCGTGCTTAA
- the LOC1277840 gene encoding uncharacterized protein LOC1277840 isoform X1, producing MMSSLQSVFLVSLLVIAVFIQKGDAIRCFECNSAEDSTCTHDNPPDSMSVDCNDHKDGNKYTFCRKIVQIIEFPVNNLPPDNRVIRGCGWDESSYKVRSRAGLTSSIHVDPPGCHSSFSCVRFFLYTQGRCYQRSGFGGRQEVCACYDDNCNGASSLSVTFGVLLFGAIAFLIRA from the exons ATGATGTCCTCGCTGCAGTCCGTGTTTCTCGTTAGCTTACTGGTGATTGCGGTATTCATCCAGAAGG GTGATGCCATCCGTTGCTTCGAGTGCAACAGTGCGGAGGACTCGACCTGCACGCACGACAACCCGCCGGACTCGATGTCGGTCGACTGCAACGACCACAAGGACGGCAACAAGTACACCTTCTGCCGGAAGATTGTCCAGATCATCGAGTTCCCGGTGAACAACC TGCCACCAGACAACCGAGTGATCCGTGGATGCGGCTGGGATGAGTCCTCCTACAAGGTACGTAGCCGCGCGGGTTTAACCTCTTCCATTCATGTCGATCCCCCCGGATGTCACTCATCGTTTTCGTGCGTTCGTTTCTTTCTCTACACACAGGGCCGCTGCTACCAGCGCTCCGGGTTCGGTGGACGTCAGGAGGTGTGCGCCTGCTACGATGACAATTGCAACGGTGCATCCTCGCTGTCCGTCACCTTCGGCGTGCTGCTGTTCGGTGCAATCGCTTTCCTGATTCGTGCTTAA
- the LOC133394050 gene encoding uncharacterized protein LOC133394050, whose amino-acid sequence MMAATSRLGLTILAVVLFAASSATALRCYTCNSYDNSECFSLPANFTEEEYRDNRTVPGRLLVECPPDAQGRPPLCRKMDILILGGSLPDHVRVVRECGYEHSRRPCYNLENGGHEELVCHCNTDGCNGGSPLTLSGVLLASTGLLLRLMHR is encoded by the exons ATGATGGCAGCTACCAGTCGGTTGGGCCTCACCATCCTTGCGGTGGTTTTATTTGCCGCGAGTTCTG CAACCGCACTCCGTTGCTACACCTGCAACTCGTACGACAACTCGGAATGCTTTTCACTGCCGGCCAACTTCACCGAGGAGGAGTACCGGGATAATCGCACCGTACCCGGACGGCTGCTGGTCGAATGTCCACCGGACGCTCAGGGCCGTCCACCGCTCTGTAGAAAGATGGACATACTCA TACTCGGTGGCAGCTTACCGGATCATGTCCGAGTAGTGCGCGAGTGTGGCTATGAACATTCCCGCCGTCCCTGCTACAACCTGGAAAACGGTGGCCACGAGGAACTCGTTTGCCATTGCAACACCGACGGCTGCAACGGAGGTTCGCCGCTTACGCTTTCGGGAGTGCTGCTTGCTTCCACCGGCCTGCTACTACGATTGATGCATCGTTGA